The proteins below come from a single Halostagnicola larsenii XH-48 genomic window:
- the serA gene encoding phosphoglycerate dehydrogenase has product MKVLVTDPIADAGLAVLRDAGYEVETAYELEGEALLEAVSDANGLIVRSGTEVTETVLEAAEELAIVGRAGIGVDNIDIDAATDEGVIVANAPEGNVRAAAEHTVAMTFAAARSIPQAHVRLKDGEWAKSDYLGTELDDKTLGVVGLGRVGQEVAKKLDSMGMDIVAYDPYISEDRADRIGAELVEFEDCLEKADFVTVHTPLTPETEGLISDEELELLEGGYLINCARGGVVDEDALAAKVEDGTLEGAALDVFAEEPLPEDSPLLFVDDVIVTPHLGASTEAAQENVATQTAEQVVAAIEAEPVANALNAPSIDESAFPRVEPYIDLAETAGKVAAQLLDGRIESVEVAYEGDIADEDIEFVTASALKGVFEPLEWQVNAVNAPQIAEDRGVDVTESKTHQAADFQSLVSVTVTNGDSELSVDGTLFAGNDPRIVRIDGYRVDAIPHGRMVITRNTDEPGVIGLIGSIMGKHGVNIAGMFNARETIGGEALTVYNVDSSVPDAAREELEADERIIDVADIILNGQD; this is encoded by the coding sequence ATGAAGGTTCTGGTTACGGATCCTATCGCTGACGCAGGGCTCGCGGTACTCAGGGACGCTGGCTACGAGGTCGAAACGGCATACGAACTCGAGGGCGAGGCGCTCCTCGAGGCCGTCTCGGACGCCAACGGACTCATCGTCCGCTCGGGAACGGAGGTCACCGAGACGGTCCTCGAAGCCGCCGAAGAACTGGCGATCGTCGGCCGAGCGGGCATCGGCGTCGACAACATCGACATCGACGCCGCGACCGACGAGGGCGTCATCGTCGCGAACGCGCCGGAAGGCAACGTTCGGGCGGCCGCCGAACACACCGTCGCGATGACGTTCGCGGCCGCGCGCTCGATCCCGCAGGCACACGTCCGGCTGAAAGACGGCGAGTGGGCCAAAAGCGACTACCTCGGGACCGAACTCGACGACAAGACCCTCGGCGTCGTCGGCCTCGGCCGCGTCGGCCAGGAGGTCGCCAAGAAGCTCGACTCGATGGGGATGGACATCGTCGCCTACGACCCGTACATCTCCGAGGACCGCGCGGATCGCATCGGCGCTGAGCTCGTCGAGTTCGAAGACTGTCTCGAGAAAGCGGACTTCGTGACCGTCCACACGCCGCTGACCCCCGAAACGGAGGGGCTCATCAGCGACGAGGAACTCGAACTGCTCGAGGGCGGCTACCTGATCAACTGCGCCCGCGGCGGCGTCGTCGACGAGGACGCGCTCGCGGCGAAAGTCGAAGACGGCACCCTCGAGGGGGCCGCACTCGACGTCTTCGCCGAGGAGCCGCTTCCCGAGGACTCGCCGCTGCTTTTCGTCGACGACGTGATCGTGACGCCACACCTCGGCGCGTCGACGGAGGCCGCCCAGGAGAACGTCGCGACCCAGACCGCAGAGCAGGTCGTCGCCGCCATCGAAGCCGAACCGGTCGCGAACGCGCTCAACGCACCCTCGATCGACGAGAGCGCGTTCCCGCGCGTCGAGCCGTACATCGACCTCGCCGAGACCGCGGGCAAGGTCGCCGCCCAGTTGCTCGACGGCCGCATCGAGAGCGTCGAGGTCGCCTACGAGGGCGACATCGCAGACGAGGACATCGAGTTCGTCACCGCGAGCGCGCTCAAAGGCGTCTTCGAACCGCTCGAGTGGCAGGTCAACGCCGTCAACGCGCCACAGATCGCGGAGGATCGCGGCGTCGACGTCACCGAATCGAAGACCCACCAGGCCGCCGACTTCCAGAGCCTGGTCTCGGTCACCGTCACTAACGGCGACTCGGAGCTTTCGGTCGACGGAACGCTCTTCGCCGGGAACGACCCGCGCATCGTCCGCATCGACGGCTACCGCGTGGATGCGATTCCCCACGGCCGGATGGTCATCACGCGAAACACCGACGAACCGGGCGTCATCGGCCTCATCGGCTCGATTATGGGCAAACACGGTGTCAACATCGCCGGGATGTTCAACGCCCGTGAGACCATCGGCGGCGAAGCGCTCACCGTCTACAACGTCGACAGTAGCGTTCCGGACGC